The following proteins are co-located in the Saccharomyces kudriavzevii IFO 1802 strain IFO1802 genome assembly, chromosome: 6 genome:
- the IRC7 gene encoding cysteine-S-conjugate beta-lyase IRC7 (similar to Saccharomyces cerevisiae IRC7 (YFR055W)): MVDLTELSNFGITTQLTVIGRNPDEQNGFVNPPLYKGSTIIHKKLDDVEHMKGRFFYGTAGSPTIANLEDAWTHLTGGAGTVLSPSGLGSISLALLTLAKAGDHILITDSVYVPTRMLCDGLLAKFGIETEYYDPSVGEDIKKLIKPNTTVIFLESPGSGTMEIQDIPALVSVAKKHGIKTILDNTWATPLFFDAHGHGIDISLEAGTKYLGGHSDLLIGLTSANEECWPLLRSTYDAMAMLPGADDCLLALRGMRTLHLRLKEAERKALDLAAWLEDRDEVEKVLHPAFKDCPGHEYWVRDYKGSSGLFSIVLKDGYTRTGLENMVEKMKVFHLGFSWGGYESLITPVNPARQRKAANWPHRGFALRIQVGLEELTDLKRDLELGFERLAQEISVAPLQI, from the coding sequence ATGGTCGATCTTACGGAATTGTCCAATTTTGGCATAACTACGCAATTGACAGTTATTGGTCGCAATCCAGATGAACAAAATGGTTTTGTCAATCCGCCGCTCTATAAGGGTTCGACCATCATTCATAAGAAACTTGATGATGTAGAGCACATGAAAGGAAGGTTTTTTTACGGAACAGCAGGTTCTCCAACCATTGCCAATTTGGAAGATGCTTGGACTCATTTAACTGGCGGCGCTGGAACAGTATTATCTCCTTCTGGTCTTGGTTCTATCTCCTTGGCGTTGTTGACCCTAGCGAAAGCTGGCGACCATATCTTGATCACCGATAGTGTCTACGTTCCAACACGTATGTTATGTGACGGTCTGTTAGCCAAGTTCGGTATTGAAACGGAATATTATGACCCATCGGTAGGCGAGGATATAAAGAAACTGATTAAGCCCAATACAACCGTCATTTTCCTTGAGAGCCCGGGTTCTGGAACCATGGAAATCCAGGATATTCCAGCGCTGGTCTCCGTCGCCAAAAAGCATGGAATCAAAACTATTCTAGATAACACATGGGCGACACCGCTTTTCTTCGATGCCCATGGACATGGTATTGATATCTCACTAGAAGCTGGGACGAAGTATTTAGGTGGTCATTCGGATCTCCTTATTGGTTTGACCTCTGCAAATGAGGAATGTTGGCCACTATTGCGCTCAACTTACGATGCAATGGCCATGTTACCTGGTGCCGACGATTGTCTGTTGGCCTTACGAGGAATGCGTACTTTACATTTGCGGTTGAAAGAGGCAGAAAGAAAAGCCTTAGATTTGGCTGCTTGGCTCGAGGACCGAGATGAGGTTGAGAAAGTCCTTCACCCTGCATTCAAGGACTGTCCTGGACATGAGTACTGGGTGCGTGATTACAAAGGATCTTCAGGattattttccattgtCCTTAAGGATGGATATACAAGAACCGGGTTGGAGAATATGGTGGAAAAGATGAAGGTTTTTCACCTGGGATTCTCATGGGGGGGTTATGAATCCTTAATTACACCTGTAAATCCAGCTAGGCAAAGGAAAGCTGCAAACTGGCCTCATCGTGGCTTTGCATTACGAATTCAAGTAGGTTTAGAAGAACTAACAGATCTAAAAAGAGACCTCGAATTAGGATTTGAACGTTTAGCGCAAGAGATATCAGTGGCCCCTTTGCAAATCTAG
- the SKDI06G1280 gene encoding uncharacterized protein, which yields MSSELLMADSKAGARTTEGLFKAETIVLPRDKTNRFVYFFKQNIASFYFSLFLIIVTVTSGYMGFRTDDDVVTFFGFFFMILGLASFLVFLIVLHGNTSAKCKLNALSDECKIKLLVEVITRKPNVDMETWDPIACSMNQYAYDRGTYPDKSLFYDGNICYRVFRELAIVPYCENPNGNCANTDLGVENNQRTKYANKLGNDKLPFELKTYILKALAVFRESVDKYWADKFPEVTV from the coding sequence atgaGTTCGGAATTACTAATGGCTGATTCTAAAGCAGGAGCGAGAACCACGGAAGGGCTCTTCAAAGCTGAAACCATCGTCCTACCGAGGGACAAAACCAATAGATTcgtttatttctttaaacAGAACATTGCAAGTTTCTATtttagtttgtttttgattatCGTGACGGTCACTTCTGGCTATATGGGATTCCGTACTGACGACGATGTGGTTACTTTctttggcttttttttcatgattCTTGGACTCGCTTCATTTTTGGTCTTTTTGATCGTTCTTCATGGAAATACCTCAGCAAAATGCAAGTTAAATGCCCTTAGCGATGAATGCAAAATTAAGTTATTGGTGGAAGTTATTACTCGTAAGCCTAATGTGGACATGGAAACATGGGATCCCATTGCATGTAGCATGAATCAATATGCATATGATCGTGGTACATATCCTGataaatcattattttacGATGGTAACATTTGTTATCGAGTTTTTAGAGAATTAGCGATCGTACCGTATTGCGAAAACCCCAACGGAAATTGTGCAAATACTGATCTGGGAGTGGAGAATAATCAAAGAACTAAATATGCGAATAAACTTGGTAATGACAAGTTACCTTTTGAGTTAAAGACCTATATTTTGAAAGCCTTAGCGGTTTTCAGAGAATCTGTTGACAAGTACTGGGCAGATAAGTTTCCAGAAGTCACGGTTTGA
- the SKDI06G1290 gene encoding N-acetyltransferase family protein has translation MEARSTEWKSTANLHDGPAFFKPLAQTIEPLQFKLIESDIVATAFPVFNAQYVPESLIDYIFDLFNLEIECGKTYPQLEKLTKQDFLNYWFHSFTVIVLRTDKKFIEDGQDWRSVLLGTFYIKPNYSPRCSHNCNAGFLVNTYHRGKKVGYRLAQVYLNWAPLLGYKYSIFNLVFVTNQASWKIWDKLNFQRIGLVPRAGILKDFAEPIDAIIYGKDLTNIEPELLSMEHL, from the coding sequence ATGGAAGCCCGATCCACTGAATGGAAATCAACTGCAAATTTACATGATGGAcctgcttttttcaaaccaCTAGCTCAAACTATCGAGCCACTACAGTTTAAGCTTATCGAATCGGACATTGTAGCAACTGCATTTCCAGTATTCAATGCCCAATACGTACCGGAGTCGCTTATTGACTACATTTTTGACTTATTtaatttggaaattgaatGTGGCAAGACCTATCCACAATTGGAGAAATTGACCAAACAGGATTTTCTGAATTATTGGTTCCACTCATTTACAGTTATTGTTTTGCGAACTGATAAGAAATTTATCGAAGACGGTCAAGACTGGCGTTCGGTCCTTTTAGGTACGTTTTACATCAAGCCTAATTATTCTCCGCGTTGCTCGCACAACTGTAACGCAGGTTTTTTAGTGAACACTTATCATAGAGGCAAAAAAGTTGGCTATAGGCTTGCACAGGTATACTTAAACTGGGCTCCCTTGTTGGGATACAAATATTCTATTTTCAACCTTGTCTTTGTTACCAACCAAGCTAGTTGGAAAATCTGGGACAAATTgaactttcaaagaattggCTTGGTTCCCCGTGCAGGGATTTTAAAAGATTTTGCCGAGCCTATAGATGCCATCATTTACGGTAAAGATTTGACAAATATAGAACCTGAACTTCTTTCCATGGAACACTTATAG
- the PAU11 gene encoding seripauperin PAU11, translating to MVKLTSIAAGVAALAAGASATTTLAQSDERVNLVELGVYVSDIRAHLAQYYLFQAAHPTETYPVEVAQAVFNYGDFTTMLTGIAPDQVTRMITGVPWYSTRLRPAISSALSADGIYTIAN from the coding sequence atggtcaaattaacttcaatcgctgctggtgtcgccgCTCTAGCTGCTGGTGCCtctgccaccaccaccctagctcaatccgacgaaagagtcaacttggttgaattgggtgtctacgtctctgatatcagagctcacttggcccaatactacttgttccaagccgCTCACCCAACTGAAACCTACCCAGTCGAAGTTGCTCAAGCTGTTTTCAACTACGGTGACTTCACCACGATGTTGACCGGTATTGCTCCAGACCAAGTgaccagaatgatcactGGTGTCCCATGGTACTCTACCAGATTGAGACCAGCCATCTCCAGTGCTCTATCTGCAGACGGTATCTACACCATCGCCAACTAG